The Vicia villosa cultivar HV-30 ecotype Madison, WI linkage group LG1, Vvil1.0, whole genome shotgun sequence genome includes a region encoding these proteins:
- the LOC131607179 gene encoding probable N-acetyltransferase HLS1, with the protein MGEENLSSAVVVSVREFDPNKDRESVEAVEKICEVGPSGKLSLFTDLHGDPICRVRNSPTFLMLVAEIDNETVGMIRGCIKTVTCGKKMIRSTKMITKNMKTGESNSDHVPVPVFTKLAYVLGLRVSPNHRRMGIGLKLVQKMEEWFRENGAEYSYMATENDNVASVKLFTDKCGYSKFRTPSILVNPVFAHRMKTSSSKVSIIKLTPNDAESIYRNKFSTTEFFPRDIDSVLKNKLTLGTFLAVPSNGKYGTGPDNWAGPEAFLMDPPSSWALVSVWNCKDLFTLEVKGASRVRRVLAKTTRVIDKAFPWLRLPSIPNFFEPFGFHLMYGIGGEGPEALKMVKSLCGVAHNLAMENGCSAVATEVSSCEPLRFAIPHWKALSCEEDLWCIKRLGEDYSDGAVGDWTKSPPGFSIFVDPREF; encoded by the exons ATGGGTGAAGAAAATTTGAGTAGTGCGGTGGTTGTTAGTGTGAGAGAGTTTGATCCAAATAAAGATAGAGAAAGTGTGGAAGCCGTTGAAAAAATATGTGAAGTTGGTCCCAGTGGAAAACTTTCCCTCTTCACCGACTTGCACGGTGACCCTATTTGCAGGGTCCGCAACTCACCAACTTTCCTTATGCTG GTAGCTGAAATAGACAATGAGACAGTCGGAATGATTCGAGGTTGCATCAAAACAGTTACATGCGGGAAAAAGATGATAAGATCAACGAAAATGATCACCAAGAACATGAAAACCGGCGAGTCAAATTCCGATCATGTCCCTGTTCCAGTGTTTACGAAACTCGCTTACGTGTTAGGCCTTCGAGTTTCGCCGAATCACAGAAGAATGGGGATAGGGTTAAAACTGGTACAGAAAATGGAGGAATGGTTCAGAGAGAATGGGGCTGAGTATTCATACATGGCAACGGAAAACGACAACGTTGCATCAGTTAAGCTTTTTACCGATAAATGCGGTTACTCAAAGTTTCGTACACCGTCGATTCTCGTGAACCCGGTTTTCGCTCATCGAATGAAAACGTCGTCGTCGAAGGTAAGCATCATTAAGCTTACACCAAACGACGCCGAATCGATTTACCGTAACAAATTCTCCACCACCGAGTTTTTTCCTCGTGACAttgattctgttttgaaaaacaaactcaCTCTCGGAACTTTTCTCGCTGTTCCGAGTAACGGAAAATATGGGACTGGGCCTGATAATTGGGCTGGGCCGGAGGCTTTTTTAATGGATCCACCGAGTTCTTGGGCTTTGGTTAGTGTTTGGAATTGTAAAGACTTGTTTACCCTCGAAGTGAAAGGCGCGTCGCGCGTGAGACGCGTATTGGCTAAAACAACTCGCGTGATAGACAAGGCTTTTCCGTGGTTACGTTTACCTTCGATTCCGAATTTTTTTGAACCGTTTGGGTTTCATTTGATGTATGGAATTGGTGGGGAAGGACCTGAagcattgaaaatggtgaaatcTTTATGTGGTGTTGCTCATAATCTTGCTATGGAAAATGGTTGTAGTGCGGTTGCTACTGAGGTTTCTAGCTGCGAACCGTTAAGGTTTGCTATTCCTCATTGGAAGGCTTTGTCTTGTGAAGAGGATTTGTGGTGTATTAAGAGACTTGGGGAGGATTATAGTGATGGTGCTGTTGGTGATTGGACTAAATCTCCACCTGGATTTTCCATTTTTGTTGATCCTAGAGAGTTTTAG